From the Pseudomonas sp. SORT22 genome, one window contains:
- a CDS encoding WD40 repeat domain-containing protein, with the protein MYIDVPRRLVFFDKSDSIRPACLTQYDPDTGALTHPVGTQADDRVCDISHDGRRMALQGTDWRVVRGASRSRLSFLEDRTALHETDRFLAYWSHLDPSGRYALVGVGNDKKRPVVIDLDSGECSEPIARNVDARFGCIDPVQGKLWAPDERASNSVLTVDCASGEINKITLVLDAKVRSLRFSRDGQYLFVTGENNRLLCCDRNGATLWSRDIDEYGQVGAGTILFNESATHLCLPISATQRSNWGEDIILAADSGQIETTVVRHKGPPGRLAADWFGDQLLTHRLEVVDFFSGAVVDVLDLTSPLSPDSPI; encoded by the coding sequence ATGTACATTGATGTACCCCGCCGCCTGGTGTTCTTCGATAAAAGCGACAGTATTCGCCCCGCCTGCCTGACCCAGTACGATCCGGACACCGGTGCATTGACCCACCCCGTCGGTACCCAGGCCGACGACAGGGTTTGCGACATCTCCCACGATGGCCGGCGCATGGCCCTGCAAGGCACCGATTGGCGGGTGGTGCGTGGCGCCAGTCGCTCGCGCCTGAGCTTTCTTGAAGATCGCACGGCGCTGCATGAAACCGACAGGTTCCTGGCGTACTGGTCGCACCTGGACCCCAGCGGCCGGTACGCGCTGGTCGGGGTCGGCAACGATAAAAAGCGCCCGGTGGTCATCGACCTGGACAGCGGCGAATGCAGCGAACCGATCGCCCGTAATGTCGATGCCCGGTTTGGTTGCATCGACCCCGTGCAAGGCAAACTCTGGGCACCCGATGAGCGGGCCAGCAACAGTGTGCTGACGGTTGATTGCGCCAGTGGCGAGATCAACAAGATCACCCTGGTGCTGGACGCCAAGGTCAGAAGCCTGCGCTTTTCCCGTGATGGTCAATACCTGTTTGTCACCGGTGAAAACAACCGCCTGCTGTGCTGCGATCGCAACGGCGCGACATTGTGGTCCAGGGACATCGACGAATATGGTCAGGTAGGCGCCGGGACAATCCTGTTCAATGAATCCGCTACTCACCTGTGCCTGCCGATCTCGGCGACGCAGCGTTCGAATTGGGGTGAAGACATCATCCTTGCGGCTGACAGCGGCCAGATCGAAACCACGGTTGTACGCCACAAAGGCCCACCCGGCCGGCTCGCCGCTGACTGGTTTGGCGATCAATTGCTGACCCACCGTCTGGAGGTCGTGGACTTTTTCAGCGGTGCAGTCGTCGATGTGCTTGATCTGACCAGCCCCCTCTCCCCGGATAGCCCCATTTGA